The Thunnus maccoyii chromosome 15, fThuMac1.1, whole genome shotgun sequence DNA segment CTTGGGCATGTTGTAGTGAATGATACCACGGACGTCAGATTTATCGAGGCCCATTCCAAACGCCACAGTGGCCACCACGATTCTGAGCTCCCCGCACATGAAGTTGTTCTGAACCCGACGGCGTTCTGATCCTGAAAGGCCGGCGTGGTACGACTCGGCCTGCCACTTCAGCGGTTTACGAATCTTCTTCCTTGCTGAATGTAGAAAGACAGGGTGGTGGGAAAACAAGAGatgaaaacactgagaaaatgCCCGTTAAGTGATGTAAACAGTTTTCCGTACCACATTGTAGCTTGAAATATGgtatgtctgtgtttctctctttccattttagtgaaaaataaactaattttcGATCaatcagaaacacaaaatatcCCACCCTTACCcagttctttctttctctgtcctgCAGGGTTGCTTTCTATCTGGCTGCTGTTACTAATTTGGCGGTTTTCTTTCAACAGCACTCCCTGCAGGCAGGTCCTGAGCAACGCCGCCACACGAGCAGTCTCCTCCCTTCTGGTGCAGTAGACGATGATGGAGTCCAGACAACCAAAACGATCACCTTTCAGCAAGGCTACTAAGGCCTTGAAAAATacagacagcagagacagagaaaaaacaagagtgAATTCATTTCAATAAGTCACTTCCTTCCAAACCTGCACTCAGTCTAATTTAATCGTTTACCAgggacacaaagaaacacactaATCATCATACCTGATCCTTCTCTCTGTCCATGGACACAGACAGTTGCAGGTTTGGAGGCACTGCTGCAGATCTGACTGCGATGCCGTCCTGATCATTGATGCCCAGATGCTGAGCAATGTCCAGAGCCGTGGACAGCGTGGCTGTAGCAGTGAGTCCCAGTAAGCACTGCACTCCCAAACGCTCCCTCAGTACCTACAAAGACAAATACATCAGGTTGTTTgtatatacacaacaacattgTTTTGTGGCTGATTGGCTGCTGATCAGCCGACAGTGATTTCAGCTATCATCAGTAGGCAATAAGCTATGAAAACTTCAACTATGACTTCAGATTTACTCACCTTACAGAGCCTTAGGTAGCAGGGTCGGAAGTTGTGGGACCACTCTGAGACACAGTGAGCTTCATCTATACAGGCAAAGGCCACAGGAGGGAGCTCCTGAGCAGAGGGCAGACACCCTGAACCTGAACCACCGCCACCAACCAGAGCCTCTGGAGAGAGGAGTAACAAACACACCTGACCTGACTTCACCTgtagaaacagagaaaggaaaGCACACATTCtgggctgaaaaaaaaacaaaaaaacaaatctagagtttacagaagaaaataaTACCGCCTAGTTGTAGCAGGACTGGATTGAAGCATTAAACTATTTCTGGAAACAATTTGTGATTCTTAAATTATATCCATACACAAATGAGGGGGAGGAGAATTATGATGTGACCTGTAGGGATTCATTTTGATACTAGATTtaaaattttgttattttttattcccTGATACATGCAGGAAGATGCTGGGGATCTACACACAGAACTATAGCGTTTCAACCCTGATGGCTTCCTACTActcttcactgtgtgtgttacctttTCTATCgcagcttctctctgtttcatcGTCATGTTGGAGTGGATACAGGCTGCTTTCAGCTTGGCTGGAAGGCCAgacagctacacacacaaacaagacattCACAACAGAATTTGTTAACTGTTCTCAAAAAGTATATTTCTTGTTGCttgatttgtgtgtgagagagggtgCGGACCTGGTCATCCATTAGTGAAACTAGAGGTGAAATTACTAAAGTGATGCAGTTTGATCGCTGTGCGTAAAGGTAAGCTGGGAGCTGATAGCACAATGATTTGCCCATCCCTGTTGACAACACCACAAGGGTAGAGAGacctaaagagagagagagagagagaagtcatTGTCATTTGTCTTTGATTTGTTCCTAACCATCAAGAAGGTGGGTCTTATCTAACATAAGTTGGTCATGGGGCAGAcaccagacagagagagagaggtagaccTAATAACTAATAATTTTACCAGTACTACTTGtgccatgacaacaaacatgaatacagagattatacatacatatacagatataaatacatatagTACAagactgtgctgtgtgtgtttacctgacAGAATCCTCATGATGGCGTCTTCCTGTCCTGGTCTGAACGACTGATAGCCGAGGTCTTTCAGAGCTGCAAACACTTCGGCTGGTGTTgctgaacagacacacacatgtcacGGTCATATGGTTGTGATatagaaatacacatttttttttaaaagtcaaatgCATGACTACTTTTATTCACCGAGTATCATTCAGGTTTTCAATATAATATCACAAGGTGTTTTTACCCTGAACTTTTCCATCATCTTTGAGATGATAAAGTGGTTCCATGGGTGGTGGAGGAGCGGGGCGTTCATAGTCAGGACGAATCACATTCAGCAACACCTCGTCTTTATTGtccccctccttctcctggACCCCCTGCTCCTCTTTGATACCGGGAGTTGATGctgcaacacacagacacaacagaacTCACACacgttaaacacacacacacaagcatctGTCATACTGCAACTAAAGCTTCATgattttgcagctgttttttctcatgttttgttGCAACATGCTCATTAAATAGGCAGTAAGTTCAACAGGCTTACATAGCGGCTGGGGTTGCAGCGTTCCTGTTGCCCTGGCAACCTCCTCCAGGGTGGGTAGTTCAAACGGTTCCTCCTCAACAGGTTGGTCCTcagaaacaggaggaggaggggctgtGAAATAGAGGTCAGAGGTTTTTGGTGTTCATTAATAGCAATAATTCAGAGGTGATATTTAGAGTTTTGTGAGAAGTTTCTCCAGATAGCTAAAGATGAAGGATATGAATAGAATATGACTAAGTGAGAagtagaaaaacaaagaaatacgTGGAAGCAAACCCTTGCTCTTGTCTCATTATTTCAATAATAGTCACAACAATTCAAGACATTTGACACTAACCTGTGCTGGCTTGTTTCTACAGAGCAGTTTGTGATGCTGAACGATCATTACTATTCTGGACCTGAAGGGTTCGGTTTTGAACGTgatattttctaaaatttaCCCCGGGAGCTTATATTTGTTGTTAACAAGCAAGGAAATTATAAgtccttatgtgtgtgtgtgcacgtcaCCCTGTGTTACCTCGTCCTTTGCATTCAATGGCCCAGTGTCCAGTCCCTCCACACTTGAAGCAGGTATCCCCCTGGCGATTGAGGCCCCCTCTGAAGCCCCCTCTGAAGCCCCCTCTGAAGCCACCCCTGCCTCGGCCAAAAAatccaccacctccaccaaaACGCTCCCCTTTCAGCTGGAACTTCTGCATGTACAactgaaacacatacacaggagTCAATTTGTGTTACTCTGGATAAATTTGGCTTTATGTGTTTAAGAATCATGCAAAATTGCATGCATGGTTCAGATTCCTGGGACAAAGACATAGTAAGGGCACTCTTGTCTTATTTCCAGTATATCAATAGCAATAAACAAAGTTTGTTTATCAGATTTGGATGAGAATTCCCcaacattttatgtttataatttgtttaatttgaaagaaCAAATATACCTGCAATGTTTTATTATAACACAACCTCCCTAAACACCAGCAGCAATGTATGTTGGACTAATCCTGCATTCAGTCATAAACatacacacggacacacactcatacttaCCTGTTTGCGTAGAGCAACCCCTCTTAGTGCATATCCTTTGACATGAGATTTCTTCTTCAGGTTTATCTTCACAAAGTTACCCTCTGCTCCTTTCATGCTTCTGTAAAGttcaaattaagatttttttgcaCACAGGCTACAAAGAGGAGACACTTCAATACCATTTTGCAGTCTGAGAACATGTATGTTCTTACCTGGCTCTGACAGGCTGCGTGTAAGACATTCTCTTAGCTCCAaattcttcttctatttctccTAACAAGTTCTCTTGGGGGACCTTGACAGGAATAATATTGTACTTAACGCATCCGCACAAAAActataacatacagtatgatccAGGATGGATATGAATGAATTGCCTTACCTTTTTTGGTACCTtggtttctttctcttcttctggctcaccctcttcctctccctttttcttggttctccttttcttccctcctcctcctcctccttcagctgGGCTAGGGTTTACGTCAGAGCTCCCCTCtttctttttgccttttctctgcctcttctttactcctccttcctctgtcatctctccctccatgttctctccctctctctgcctcttcctccctctcttctttgtAACTTTGGATTTGGGATTAATCGCACTGTCGGCTTCTGGTGTTTGAGGTGGTGTCAGTCCTCTTGCCATCTCAGTGTCTCCCTCCCTTATCTCTCTgacttcctctcctccttttccatGTTTCGCTGCACTTTTACTGACTTTTCTGTCACTGGTAATGCTCTCTAAGCTTTCATCTCTGTCCACGCCTAATCTCCcacttctctctccctcttctacCATTGCTCCTTTCCCTCCTCTGTCACCTCCTTGCTTTTCTTCTTCAATTTCTtttccctctgctctctctccctctttttttgtcaGCTCTATCTCCTGGTTTCCTGCTCCAGGCCTCTCTTCAGCCCCCATCTCTCCAAACACCTGACACCTCTCTAGCCACCTCCTGTCCACAGAGCTCAGCCTGCTGGCAGGAGAGGGCCTtcctctcactcctcctctgAAACTTCCAACAGGCTGTGGGCTTCCTCTCAAGCCAGACAAACTGCCAACACCTGCAGCCCCAATGCCTCCCTGTGAAGTTCCTACAGTTTTGGCATTTCCTTTTATGTCTTCTGAAGCTCTTATACTGTCATTTAACTTCCCTGAGACTCCCGCATCTTCTCTTGAGGTTCCTACACTACCAGgaggagacagtgatgtaaacaGGGCAGAGGATCTGAATGGAGAAGCAAGACTCGAAGCATTTTGACTGTGTGAACT contains these protein-coding regions:
- the recql4 gene encoding ATP-dependent DNA helicase Q4 isoform X2 — protein: MDHYNDVKLLLKSWEQGFVRQHQRKPNKEDIDQAPEETRNLYKEYRSLKLAKENSSSTDATSRYIEQSRSTAENHAAQKDADCWGAHLNRSTLPVSSPKLTSQDRDSLKASAQYYGLKLKNNLGTLSKERPVSLKKSGFPGRLPLNSLRDGQSGQTNSPVAAAATARTTSTDPESSPFSPRRVKPCLGSLASKELHPVEPEEPFQPFEPVRESCEEPVNATSSSSGNNNSTKSSNGEVISSHSQNASSLASPFRSSALFTSLSPPGSVGTSREDAGVSGKLNDSIRASEDIKGNAKTVGTSQGGIGAAGVGSLSGLRGSPQPVGSFRGGVRGRPSPASRLSSVDRRWLERCQVFGEMGAEERPGAGNQEIELTKKEGERAEGKEIEEEKQGGDRGGKGAMVEEGERSGRLGVDRDESLESITSDRKVSKSAAKHGKGGEEVREIREGDTEMARGLTPPQTPEADSAINPKSKVTKKRGRKRQREGENMEGEMTEEGGVKKRQRKGKKKEGSSDVNPSPAEGGGGGGKKRRTKKKGEEEGEPEEEKETKVPKKVPQENLLGEIEEEFGAKRMSYTQPVRARSMKGAEGNFVKINLKKKSHVKGYALRGVALRKQLYMQKFQLKGERFGGGGGFFGRGRGGFRGGFRGGFRGGLNRQGDTCFKCGGTGHWAIECKGRAPPPPVSEDQPVEEEPFELPTLEEVARATGTLQPQPLSSTPGIKEEQGVQEKEGDNKDEVLLNVIRPDYERPAPPPPMEPLYHLKDDGKVQATPAEVFAALKDLGYQSFRPGQEDAIMRILSGLSTLVVLSTGMGKSLCYQLPAYLYAQRSNCITLVISPLVSLMDDQLSGLPAKLKAACIHSNMTMKQREAAIEKVKSGQVCLLLLSPEALVGGGGSGSGCLPSAQELPPVAFACIDEAHCVSEWSHNFRPCYLRLCKVLRERLGVQCLLGLTATATLSTALDIAQHLGINDQDGIAVRSAAVPPNLQLSVSMDREKDQALVALLKGDRFGCLDSIIVYCTRREETARVAALLRTCLQGVLLKENRQISNSSQIESNPAGQRKKELARKKIRKPLKWQAESYHAGLSGSERRRVQNNFMCGELRIVVATVAFGMGLDKSDVRGIIHYNMPKSFESYVQEIGRAGRDGEPAHCHLFLDPEGGDLHELRRHIYADTVDYYTVKRLVQKVFPPCKCKQIHQKQQELVKDIEDSELLEMMDVCDQESSLNPSTQQDMVQSTDYSHHADIPKPSAAQVVSHPDSEEPLLQEDKAEQKEEEKQEEEEEEKKGEKGVKEEETDGSVKQQDVEVMAAGDWPREQEVERSDWPRERVCHTHERAIPIQETVEALDITEEGVETLLCYLELHPQRFVELLHSTLSVCKVSCYDGPRQLKKLTKICPPIAVVLARRRMVGERVETCDQVEFDVVEVADTMGWQLPLVKRGLRQLQWSTDRAGGRSGVLVEFSSPSFYFRSYGDLSDEEMDKVCQFLHNRVQDQERTQLYQLTACFKAFKSVAFRSVLSCVDDLDESRSLQLKNLLSEYFDKRRDRDHALKPVDTEELDKFKLLDWENQIRADIRSFLSNRSDEKFSGRAVARILHGIGSPCYPAQTYGKDRHYWRKYIQFDFNQLIRLATQEIIHFK
- the recql4 gene encoding ATP-dependent DNA helicase Q4 isoform X1, which produces MDHYNDVKLLLKSWEQGFVRQHQRKPNKEDIDQAPEETRNLYKEYRSLKLAKENSSSTDATSRYIEQSRSTAENHAAQKDADCWGAHLNRSTLPVSSPKLTSQDRDSLKASAQYYGLKLKNNLGTLSKERPVSLKKSGFPGRLPLNSLRDGQSGQTNSPVAAAATARTTSTDPESSPFSPRRVKPCLGSLASKELHPVEPEEPFQPFEPVRESCEEPVNATSSSSGNNNSTKSSNGEVISSHSQNASSLASPFRSSALFTSLSPPGSVGTSREDAGVSGKLNDSIRASEDIKGNAKTVGTSQGGIGAAGVGSLSGLRGSPQPVGSFRGGVRGRPSPASRLSSVDRRWLERCQVFGEMGAEERPGAGNQEIELTKKEGERAEGKEIEEEKQGGDRGGKGAMVEEGERSGRLGVDRDESLESITSDRKVSKSAAKHGKGGEEVREIREGDTEMARGLTPPQTPEADSAINPKSKVTKKRGRKRQREGENMEGEMTEEGGVKKRQRKGKKKEGSSDVNPSPAEGGGGGGKKRRTKKKGEEEGEPEEEKETKVPKKVPQENLLGEIEEEFGAKRMSYTQPVRARSMKGAEGNFVKINLKKKSHVKGYALRGVALRKQLYMQKFQLKGERFGGGGGFFGRGRGGFRGGFRGGFRGGLNRQGDTCFKCGGTGHWAIECKGRAPPPPVSEDQPVEEEPFELPTLEEVARATGTLQPQPLSSTPGIKEEQGVQEKEGDNKDEVLLNVIRPDYERPAPPPPMEPLYHLKDDGKVQATPAEVFAALKDLGYQSFRPGQEDAIMRILSGLSTLVVLSTGMGKSLCYQLPAYLYAQRSNCITLVISPLVSLMDDQLSGLPAKLKAACIHSNMTMKQREAAIEKVKSGQVCLLLLSPEALVGGGGSGSGCLPSAQELPPVAFACIDEAHCVSEWSHNFRPCYLRLCKVLRERLGVQCLLGLTATATLSTALDIAQHLGINDQDGIAVRSAAVPPNLQLSVSMDREKDQALVALLKGDRFGCLDSIIVYCTRREETARVAALLRTCLQGVLLKENRQISNSSQIESNPAGQRKKELARKKIRKPLKWQAESYHAGLSGSERRRVQNNFMCGELRIVVATVAFGMGLDKSDVRGIIHYNMPKSFESYVQEIGRAGRDGEPAHCHLFLDPEGGDLHELRRHIYADTVDYYTVKRLVQKVFPPCKCKQIHQKQQELVKDIEDSELLEMMDVCDQESSLNPSTQQDMVQSTDYSHHADIPKPSAAQVVSHPDSEEPLLQEDKAEQKEEEKQEEEEEEKKGEKGVKEEETDGSVKQQDVEVMAAGDWPREQEVERSDWPRERVCHTHERAIPIQETVEALDITEEGVETLLCYLELHPQRFVELLHSTLSVCKVSCYDGPRQLKKLTKICPPIAVVLARRRMVGERVETCDQVEFDVVEVADTMGWQLPLVKRGLRQLQWSTDRAGGRSGVLVEFSSPSFYFRSYGDLSDEEMDKVCQFLHNRVQDQERTQLYQLTACFKAFKSVAFRSVLSCVDDLDESRSLQLKNLLSEYFDKRRDRDHALKPVDTEELDKFKLLDWENQIRADIRSFLSNRSDEKFSGRAVARILHGIGSPCYPAQTYGKDRRYWRKYIQFDFNQLIRLATQEIIHFK